The Vicia villosa cultivar HV-30 ecotype Madison, WI linkage group LG1, Vvil1.0, whole genome shotgun sequence genome includes a region encoding these proteins:
- the LOC131602629 gene encoding ABA-responsive protein ABR18 yields the protein MGVFTYENDTTSTVAPAKLFKAVVHDADVIVPKVVDSIKTVEIVEGNGGPGTVKKITFVEGGQTLYVLHKIEAIDDAKFEYNYSIVGGVGISDIVEKISFEAKLVEGPNGGSVGKMIVKYHTKGDAKPIEKEVEEGKAKSDALFKAIEGYVLANPNYN from the coding sequence ATGGGTGTTTTCACATATGAGAATGATACCACTTCCACCGTCGCTCCTGCCAAGCTATTCAAAGCTGTGGTGCATGATGCTGATGTCATCGTTCCAAAGGTTGTTGATTCAATCAAAACTGTTGAAATTGTTGAAGGAAATGGTGGTCCTGGCACTGTCAAGAAGATTACTTTTGTTGAAGGAGGACAAACTTTGTACGTGTTGCACAAAATTGAAGCTATTGATGATGCAAAGTTTGAATATAATTACAGTATAGTTGGAGGTGTCGGTATATCTGACATTGTTGAGAAGATATCATTTGAGGCAAAATTGGTTGAAGGTCCAAATGGAGGATCTGTTGGAAAGATGATTGTTAAATATCACACTAAAGGAGATGCTAAGCCAATTGAAAAGGAAGTTGAGGAAGGCAAGGCTAAGAGTGATGCTCTTTTCAAAGCCATTGAAGGTTACGTTTTGGCCAATCCTAATTACAACTGA